ATTGTCAACTACTATCAAACATGTGTTCACAAAATAAAATTTGAGTGTTGCTGCAATTCAAAGTAATCCCGAGGTGGAGGTAATTAGTACTAGTCTGACCCAGTTGATACGTACTGTGATGAATCCTTGAATGATAGTTTATATCCTTCTGACCGTCATGATGATGCTACTCCGTGCATAAACAATTTCGGTCAGCAGGGTCACAAATCCGATGCTTCTGATTCCTACGGGGCACACGTTTGGGCTTCAACAGCGCCGCAGAAACAGTTCAGACTCGGTGCAAAACTTCTATCCATGTGGTTGTGGTGTATGTTGATGTGATCCTAGCAATGGTGAGCTCTAGCTTTTGCTCAGCCTCCGGTGTGCACGCTAGCTTCTTTATGAGTTATGACCCTGCTGACCAGTAGAAACTTGGATAATTGTGAACACAAATACCAAGTTAAAGTGTTGATTTGACCATTTATGAGTTCATAAAGTAAAGTAAAATTAGCTGCCAAATTAAAAGGCCCTGGGTCCATTTTATGCATTTTAAGTTAGCTAGTCCGCATTTCTTATCGGTTGCATTCTGTCATCAGACCTACAATTTGTATCACCATATTGTCACTTTATTGTTTCACACAACATGGTGTTGCAAGTCTTCAATTCTTTGACTTAATTAATATGCCACCTATTTAGGGACGGAGGAAGTACCTTGCTATCAGCGGGCTTCTCAGAATATCATAAAAGGAAACTACGTCTAttttttccattgttctatttcctATCTTTATATCCATGTGTTGTTGTGTTGTCACATTGAATGTTGCATTTAGTATCTGGTATATGTTCAATGGTTCCTTGGTCTGTCATCAGAGCTGCAGTTTGTATCACCATATTGTTACTTTCCTAATATATGTGATAGGAGTTTGCATTTCACTGCACTACATTCACATCTTCAACTACCTAAATCTCTTCATTAACCTCAAGAGACTGGGATGTACCATGTATGGTCCTTTTGGTGGATCTTTAATTCAATAATTTATTCCAAGCGAACGGCGAAATGATAAGCTATGTCAAAAAATCCTACAAATATGTAAATGCACTGAATCAATAGCATTGTTGCGATGATTTTTCTCATCAATACTAGCTGGCACATGTATTTATATTTTGGTAACAACACAGGAATTAATTTATGTCTGCGCATGAAGACCAGTGCTTCCATGGCTTGGCGTTGGGGCGAAGGGTGGTGCGGTGCCCACCATGATAGATCGGGATCAATGGCTGGCTGCAGGAGGTTCAGCAGGGATGAGGTTACACGGGAGAGATAAAGGGGTTTGTTGCAAAAGCGAAGAGGGGAATGGTGGGAGTCTTTTTGTTAAAGTGCCACCGCGGGCCTTGCATGCGCTAGATATAGATTGGATGGTCGAATGTGTGCTCGGACCCCTGCTCATGTGGACGTCATCAAACAAATTCTGTCCAAATTTGGTTCGGTTTGGTTTGGTAGTACTTTGCTTCGTCTCCTTGCGATGTACGATAGATAGATGTCCAATCACGCGTTGCCCCGCCTCAATAAATAAATTCCCTCGGAACCTAGCCCAGCCCATCCCTCAACAACCAAATCTCCCATCTTTTCCTctccgctgctgccgccgccggccGCGTTTCTAGGGTTTCCCCCATCCCCAATTcgtccgccaccacctccaacCCGGATCCAACAGTGATGGCGACCCGAGAGGCAGGCAAGAAGATGATCATGCTCAAGTCACCCGACGGCATGGAGTTCGAGGTGGAGGAGGCAGTCGCCATGGAGTCGCAGACTATTCGCAAAATGATCGAGGATGACTGCGCCGACACAGCCATTTTGATCCCCAACATCAACTCCAAGATCCTCTCCAGGGTCATCGAGTACTGCAACAAACACGTACCGACCACTGGAGCCACCGGTGCCGCTGCGTCTGACACCGTGGCTCCCGCCGCCCTAGCCGAGGACCTCAAGATTTGGGATgcagaattcatcaaggtcaatcgtgCCACCCGCTTCGACCTCATCCAGGTATGATATCCATCAATTCGACCATTTTCTTTTTCTAGATCTACTTTTTCTTGATGTCCCCTTCTGGCACTCGATCTAGATTG
This region of Triticum dicoccoides isolate Atlit2015 ecotype Zavitan unplaced genomic scaffold, WEW_v2.0 scaffold142234, whole genome shotgun sequence genomic DNA includes:
- the LOC119343824 gene encoding SKP1-like protein 1 produces the protein MATREAGKKMIMLKSPDGMEFEVEEAVAMESQTIRKMIEDDCADTAILIPNINSKILSRVIEYCNKHVPTTGATGAAASDTVAPAALAEDLKIWDAEFIKVNRATRFDLIQAASYLNIKGLLDLTSQTTIDTISDNSLEEIRSFLSTKNDYLPEEEQTIRRENQWAFQ